In Rosa chinensis cultivar Old Blush chromosome 1, RchiOBHm-V2, whole genome shotgun sequence, a genomic segment contains:
- the LOC112199820 gene encoding uncharacterized protein LOC112199820, translated as MDIIGQISHPSSKQHRWILVATDYFTKWVEAVPFTSISSAEVIKFIEQNIIHRFGIPETITTDRGSVFIAEAVIKRMAEYKITMQQSTPYYVQANGQAEATNNVLIQIVEKMIQENPRDWHNLLS; from the coding sequence ATGGATATAATTGGCCAAATCTCTCACCCATCTTCCAAACAGCACAGATGGATACTGGTAGCCACAGACTACTTTACAAAATGGGTTGAAGCAGTTCCATTCACCTCCATCAGTAGTGCTGAGGTGATCAAATTCATTGAGCAAAATATCATTCACCGCTTCGGTATTCCAGAAACTATAACAACTGACCGAGGATCGGTATTCATAGCTGAAGCCGTCATCAAACGGATGGCCGAGTATAAGATTACAATGCAGCAATCGACACCCTATTATGTTCAGGCTAATGGACAGGCTGAGGCCACAAACAATGTTCTCATCCAAATTGTGGAAAAGATGATTCAGGAAAATCCACGTGATTGGCACAATCTTCTATCATAA